A single Thunnus thynnus chromosome 6, fThuThy2.1, whole genome shotgun sequence DNA region contains:
- the mfn2 gene encoding mitofusin-2: MSLVFPRPNTNAVHSKKDKRLMAEVNASPLKHFVTAKKKINGIFEQLGAYIKESASFLEDTHKNEELDPVTTEEQVQEVRGYLAKVAGIGEVLARRHMKVVFFGRTSNGKSSVINAMLCDKVLPSGIGHTTNCFLRVEGTDGNEAFLLTEGSEERKSIKTVNQLAHALHQDEDLDAGSLVCVMWPKAKCALLRDDLVLVDSPGIDVTTELDSWIDKFCLDADVFVLVANSESTLMQTEKSFFHKVNERLSSPNIFILNNRWDASASEPEYMEEVRRQHMDRCTNFLVDELGVVDRAQASDRIFFVSAKEVLQARVQKAQGMPEAGGALAEGFQARMFEFQNFERRFEECISQSAVKTKFEQHTVRAKQISEALRLIMDSVHIAAQEQRVYCLDTKEDRQDRLEFIDKQLDLLTMDCKAKIKKITDEVERQVSNAMAEEIRKLHVLVDDFHMDFHPSPVVLKVYKNELHRHIEEGLGKNMSERCSTTITSALQTTQTDMIDGLKPLLPTPVREQVDKLVPRQCFSLSYDLACDKLCSDFQEDISFHFSLGWTMLVNRFLGPKNTRRALMGYNDQVPRPMALTPVSTSMPPFPQSSMTQEELMVSMVTGLASLTSRTSMGVLVVGGVIWKAVGWRLIALSVGLYGLLYIYERLTWTTKAKERAFKRQFVDYASEKLQLIVSYTGSNCSHQVQQELAGVFAQLCQQVDVTRHNLEDEITDMNSKIELLDGLQSKAKLLRNKAGWLDSELNMFTQQYLHHSK; this comes from the exons ATGTCTCTGGTTTTCCCACGACCCAACACCAACGCAGTCCACAGCAAGAAGGATAAGAGACTGATGGCTGAGGTGAACGCGTCGCCACTCAAGCATTTTGTTACGGCAAAGAAGAAGATCAATGGGATCTTTGAACAGCTGGGGGCCTACATCAAGGAGAGCGCTTCCTTCCTGGAAG ATACTCATAAAAATGAAGAGCTGGACCCAGTCACCACAGAGGAGCAAGTCCAGGAGGTTCGGGGTTACCTCGCCAAGGTGGCAGGGATCGGAGAAGTGCTGGCACGCAGACATATGAAGGTGGTCTTCTTTGGGAG GACCAGTAACGGGAAGAGCTCAGTGATCAACGCCATGCTGTGTGACAAGGTGCTGCCGTCAGGAATCGGACACACCACCAACTGCTTCCTGAGGGTGGAGGGCACAGATGGCAACGAGGCCTTCCTCCTCACTGAAGGCTctgaggagaggaagagcaTAAAG ACGGTGAACCAGCTGGCTCATGCTCTCCACCAGGATGAGGACCTGGACGCCGGCAGCCTGGTCTGTGTCATGTGGCCTAAAGCCAAGTGTGCTCTGCTCAGGGATGATCTGGTCCTGGTGGACAG CCCGGGTATCGATGTGACCACAGAACTGGACAGCTGGATCGACAAGTTCTGCCTTGATGCTGACGTGTTTGTTCTGGTGGCAAACTCTGAGTCCACGCTGATGCAGACG GAGAAGTCGTTCTTTCACAAGGTCAATGAACGCCTCTCCAGTCCCAACATTTTCATCCTCAACAACCGCTGGGATGCCTCCGCCTCCGAACCTGAATACATGGAGGAG GTCCGCAGACAGCACATGGACCGCTGCACCAATTTCCTGGTGGATGAACTGGGTGTGGTGGACCGAGCCCAGGCCAGTGACCGCATCTTCTTCGTTTCTGCCAAGGAAGTACTCCAGGCTCGTGTGCAGAAGGCTCAGGGAATGCCTGAAGCAG GCGGCGCTCTCGCAGAAGGATTTCAAGCCAGAATGTTTGAGTTCCAGAACTTTGAGAGACGATTCGAG GAGTGTATCTCACAGTCAGCGGTGAAGACCAAGTTTGAGCAGCACACAGTGAGGGCCAAGCAGATCTCTGAAGCCCTGCGCCTCATTATGGATTCAGTCCACATTGCTGCACAAGAGCAGAG ggTCTACTGCCTCGACACCAAGGAGGACCGTCAGGACCGATTGGAGTTCATAGACAAGCAGTTGGACCTGTTGACCATGGACTGTAAGGCCAAGATCAAGAAGATCACAGATGAGGTGGAGAGACAG GTGTCTAATGCCATGGCAGAGGAGATCAGGAAGCTGCATGTCCTGGTGGATGACTTCCACATGGACTTCCATCCATCACCAGTGGTGCTTAAGGTCTACAAAAAT GAGCTACACCGGCACATAGAAGAGGGTCTGGGCAAGAATATGTCAGAGAGGTgctccaccaccatcaccagcGCCCTGCAGACCACACAGACGGACATGATCG ATGGTCTGAAGCCTTTGCTGCCCACCCCGGTCAGAGAGCAGGTCGACAAGCTGGTTCCTCGTCAGTGCTTCAGCCTCAGTTATGACCTGGCTTGTGACAAGCTTTGCAGTGACTTCCAGGAGGACATCAGCTTTCACTTCTCTCTCGGCTGGACCATGCTGGTCAACCGCTTCCTGGGCCCCAAGAACACCCGGCGGGCCCTCATGGGCTACAACGATCAG GTTCCTCGGCCCATGGCCCTGACTCCAGTGAGCACCAGCATGCCTCCATTCCCACAAAGCTCCATGACTCAGGAGGAGCTGATGGTGTCCATGGTGACTGGACTCGCCTCCCTCACCTCCCGGACATCCATGGGTGTCCTTGTGGTTGGTGGCGTG ATCTGGAAGGCAGTGGGCTGGCGTCTGATCGCCCTGTCAGTGGGTCTCTACGGGCTCCTCTACATCTACGAGCGCCTCACCTGGACCACCAAGGCGAAGGAGAGAGCCTTCAAGAGACAGTTTGTGGACTACGCCAGCGAGAAGCTGCAGCTCATCGTCAGCTACACCGGATCCAACTGCAGCCACCAAGTCCAGCA GGAGTTGGCGGGTGTGTTCGCTCAGCTCTGCCAGCAGGTAGACGTCACCCGTCACAACCTGGAGGACGAGATCACCGACATGAACAGCAAGATCGAGCTGCTGGACGGCCTGCAGAGCAAGGCTAAGCTGCTGCG GAACAAGGCGGGCTGGCTGGACAGCGAGCTCAACATGTTCACCCAGCAGTACCTTCATCACAGCAAGTAA